The following proteins are encoded in a genomic region of Maniola jurtina chromosome 17, ilManJurt1.1, whole genome shotgun sequence:
- the LOC123873711 gene encoding CDK5RAP1-like protein, producing the protein MFLQNAKRLIKYINYIPRQCRCKSGAVLGSIKNRIKQGPGLKDFIVESTGTSEVITHPPHIPYLPEKYEDTSKRKVYFDVYGCQMNLSDTEIVWSILKKEGFEKTLKEEEADIFLVMTCAIREGAENKIWNRLDHLRGYKKRRSFSKNRHKPIKIGILGCMAERLKEKLIEKEKAVDVVAGPDSYRDLPRLLALTESGQTAVNVLLSLDETYADVVPVRLNQDSVSAFISIMRGCDNMCTYCIVPFTRGRERSRPVASIVDEVKHLADSGVKEVTLLGQNVNSYRDVSERTEKYDTQLAQGFKTVYKSKKGGLRFADLLDKVSLVDPEMRIRFTASHPKDFPDEVLQVISERPNICKMLHLPAQSGSTAVLERMRRGYTREAYLQLVEHIRHIIPGVGLSTDMICGFCGETDEEFEETMTLMDIVDYNVAFLFPYSMREKTTAYRRYKDDVPEEVKKERHSRMIEIYRRKCQKLHELEIGNIHLVLVEGIIPKTGQVLGRNELYIKVVFDNVEIPCGDGKRRVKPGDYVGVRIVSAKSSVLSGVPLYHSSIREFYMEHGWAERNLLRSQTVSS; encoded by the exons atgtttttacaaAATGCCAAGCGACTAATAAAATACATCAACTATATTCCACGACAATGTCGCTGTAAATCTGGGGCCGTACTTGGTTCTATAAAAAACCGTATCAAACAAGGTCCTGGCTTGAAAGATTTTATTGTAGAATCTACAGGAACATCTGAAGTTATCACTCACCCACCTCATATACCATATTTACCGGAAAAGTATGAGGATACTTCAAAAAGGAAAGTTTATTTCGATGTGTACGGTTGTCAGATGAATCTAAGTGATACAGAGATAGTGTGGTCTATTTTGAAAAAAGAGGGCTTTGAGAAGACTTTGAAAGAGGAGGAAGCCGATATATTCCTAGTCATGACTTGTGCTATCAGGGAAGGGGCGGAGAACAAGATTTGGAATCGTTTGGATCACTTGAGAGGGTACAAGAAACGACGTTCGTTTTCAAAGAATCGCCACAAGCCGATAAAGATTGGTATTCTGGGTTGCATGGCTGAACGACTAAAAGAGAAGTTGATTGAAAAGGAAAAGGCTGTTGATGTTG TGGCTGGCCCGGACAGTTACAGAGACCTGCCTCGCCTCCTGGCTCTGACAGAGAGTGGTCAGACGGCTGTCAATGTGCTACTGTCGCTGGATGAGACCTACGCAGACGTTGTACCTGTCCGGCTGAACCAGGACAGTGTGTCAGCTTTTAT ATCAATAATGCGCGGTTGTGACAACATGTGCACATATTGCATCGTGCCGTTCACGCGCGGTCGTGAACGCTCGCGCCCCGTGGCCTCCATAGTGGACGAAGTGAAACATCTAGCGGACAGCGGCGTGAAGGAAGTCACTCTGTTGGGACAGAATGTCAATAGTTACAGAGATGTTTCAGAACGGACAGAGAAATATGACACACAGTTGGCTCAAG GTTTTAAAACAGTATACAAATCCAAAAAAGGTGGTCTCCGGTTTGCGGATCTGCTGGACAAAGTGTCTCTGGTAGACCCTGAAATGAGGATACGGTTCACCGCCTCACATCCCAAGGATTTCCCTGATGAG GTGTTGCAAGTGATATCAGAAAGGCCTAACATCTGCAAGATGCTGCATCTACCAGCGCAGTCCGGCTCGACTGCGGTGCTGGAGCGAATGCGGCGCGGCTATACGCGAGAGGCGTACCTGCAACTTGTGGAACACATCAGGCATATTATACCGGGAG TGGGTCTATCGACGGACATGATCTGCGGTTTCTGCGGTGAAACGGACGAAGAGTTTGAGGAAACCATGACTTTGATGGACATCGTCGACTACAACGTGGCCTTCCTCTTCCCTTATAGCATGAGAGAG aaaacgACCGCGTACCGCCGCTACAAAGACGACGTACCAGAGGAAGTAAAAAAGGAAAGGCATTCACGAATGATAGAAATATACCGCAGGAAATGCCAGAAACTACACGAATTAGAAATTGGGAACATTCATTTAGTCCTTGTTGAAGGAATTATCCCTAAAACCGGACAAGTTCTGGGTAGAAACGAATTGTACATAAAAGTGGTTTTTGATAATGTGGAAATACCTTGTGGGGACGGTAAAAGGCGGGTGAAGCCGGGGGATTATGTTGGTGTTAGGATCGTTTCGGCCAAGTCCTCAGTTTTGAGTGGAGTTCCGTTGTACCATAGTAGTATTAGAGAGTTTTATATGGAGCATGGTTGGGCTGAACGAAATTTATTAAGGTCTCAAACAGTTTCTAGTTAG